The window ctgctgatctttcttcctatCGAGCTTTTCCTCTTAGTTGGCCTAAAAGTATCTATAGCTGAAAGCAGAAAATGTAGATAGCTTTCCCTACTAACTTTCTCTCTTCTTGCGGGGAAATCTACTTTTTGGCATTTCGATTTTAATTTAGTATCACAGCACAGAGATTAGTAATACCAAGCGGCTGCTGGCACGGAGTTAGCCGGGGCTTCTTCCTCGAGTCCTGTCATGaactgcatttcttcatggtaacttggaagaagagatctacatggtgcaactagagggatttgaagtgaaagaaaaagagaatttgcaaattaaagaagagtctatacggtttgaaacaagctctgAAACAGTGGTACAAaaaatttgactcttttatgatgagtcatgggtaccagagaaccaaggcagatctgtgtgtttacttcaaaagattttctaatggaaagtttataatccttttactttatgttgatgatatgttgattgtaggaCATGATGCTCAGATAATAGCCATGTTGAAGAaagagatgtccaagacatgggccaagcacgtcagatattggcaatgcagattactcgtgacagaaaggctaagagactttggttgtcacaagagaagtactttgaaagggtgcttgaaagattcaacatgcaaggagaaaaggaagtaagttgtccacttcctagccattttaaattgagcaagaagatatgtccatcaacagagaaagaaaatgatgaaatgtcaagtgtttcatactcctcagctgtatggagtttgatgtatgcaatggtttgcactaggccaAATATAGAGcatgcagtcggtgtggtaaATAGGTTCCTCTCTAATCTAGGAAAACAATATTGGGAAGCACAATATTGGGAAGCAGTgaagtggattcttagatatctaagaggaacttccaatttgtgtttgagttttggaaatggtgaaattgtgttagaaggttacacaGATGCTGATGTGGCTGGAGATCTAGATCACAGAAAATTCacttcgggttatgtgtttacttttacAGGGGGAGCTgtgtcatggcaatccaagttgcagaaatgtgtggctttatCAACAAAAGAAGCATAATACATTGCAACAACTAAAGCTGGTAAAGAGTTATTGTGGGTGATTAATTAGATTTCTTatagagcttggtatgcaacaagaagatgcaattgttttctgtgatagccaaagtaccatagatttgagcaaaaatgctacatatcattttagaactaaacatattaatgtgaggtttcattggttaagagaatccacacggataagaacccatcagacatgtttacgaagattgttccaaaagacaagctcGAGCTCTGTTGTTGACTTGTCGGTATGAATACCAaatgatgacttgaagatcggtgtgCCTCTCTCCGTGGGCTGAAGGGGGATTGTTGGGCCTTTGGATGCAGCCCAATCAGGCATTCAATTAAACAAGAAAAACCTAAGAATATTGCttattctatcacttctagagagagaagacattctgcaaaaaagagaagaaataaaagagaaaaaaacagaggaagaaaaagagaaggaggcagtaaatctcttacattttcacatttgtcttatatctagactagcttgagtctgaatgaaattggttttctctatttgtatacctcaactttgggtATCCGTTTCTCAACTTTAGGTATAGGTATtcgtttcttgtttatagtgaaatttgctggttgaTCCTGTGGTTTTTTCCCCTCCAGGTTGAGAGAGTTTTCCACGACGTTTATTTTGtgcttgatcttctgttttagacttggtgcttgatcttctgttttagactcggataacctgtgcatttaccTATCTCACATTGCTATATTACAATCTTCGGTATAAAATTCCCAACATAAAAAGCTAACGATCCATAGTTGGAAAGTTGGGCAGTTGTAATTAGAATTTGTTGAACATTATGTTATCTTAAATGAAATGTAATACAACTAACCAAACATACCCATCTCACATTATGTTATCTTAAATGAAATGTAATACAACTAACCAAAcatacccatctcacattgctagaaTACAGTATATCTAAATAATCTTCGGTTTAAAATCCCCAACATAAAAAGCTAACGAAGACACTTTAATTATATGGATCATAGTTGGAAAGGTGGGCAGTTGTAATTAGAATTTGTTGAACATTATGTTATCTTAAATGAAATGTAATAAAAACTAACCaaacatgttttattttataacattttatggCAGGCATCGACGACACGACATTGTACATGACTAGTAAATTAATCTATTAATGTCGACCACCACCACCGATGATTTCGGAGGCCTTGTTTTtggtttcttcttgttcttcatcatcttccCATTGAGCAAAAGTCCTAAGCGGAGGTTCTGTAATAATGTTGGAACCATACATTTCCTCCATTAAAGTCTCATTCCTACTCTTTCCGTTGTCGACCTTACCCaattcttcatcatcatcatatttCGGTACTACTAGTGTCGCGCTttcatcctcatcctcatcctTTTGGCCGTGCTTTCTCAGGGTTTCCTTTATCTTCTTAGCCTCGGCCTTCACCTTCTTCACCACActtttctcattttcttcttctttttcttcttttccttacaaaaagaagaagaagagtattgtttttatataataaacaagCAAATtcagattataaataaataatacctGAGGAGGGACGCATCATTTGGGATTCCATCTTCTACTCACAATATTACCGAAAAACAAGACACAACCTTTcatattcttatatattatacgacagacagacagacagacagacacaGAAGGTACTAAGAGTGCAGGACTGGCGTACACGTGGCAACTGTCTTGCATTCGTGGAATGATTCGTGTCTTATCCAGGAAGCCTTCAAGTGACACGTGCTGCCCATGACGTACGTGTCTCATGCACCTCTACCTCCTTCTTAATTCAATCAACTCTTACCTATGGTCATGAATTCGAGTTTTATGCATAAAATGGAAAATAGTAAATTACCACAATatcattcaaatttatttatttactaatttaaaaCTGACAACAAAGTTCTCATTTTATGCCTTATAAACATGTATCAAAGAAAACATAAAAGATATATATGCACATAAAATACACATGAAATTAATGTTCAAATCAAAGAATAGGCATCAATATATATTTGGCCTTTCAATATGTTACAattttggttaatatatattccaatatatcattcaatatatatatatactttaatttgGTGGAAATTGCTTCAACAACAATATATGTACCCTTCTTGTAATTAATAGGGGTGTTGATTAATAAATATCATTAATGTCCATCAAGAAATTGCTACTCAAATGATCCCGGCCAGATGATTGGAAACCAAGAAAATCGTCTTCTCCAAATAAATTCTCCGATTTTAGCAGGTCGTTGTGAGATCCCTCCTCTAGTAAAAACTCATTAAAAACGGTGCCTTCAAAATCGAAATCATTTGCGGTTACTGCCTGGTCAAGACCCTCATCGTGAAGAGTTTTGGCATGGAATTGATCTAGTGACAGCCACTCTGCAAATAGAAGCTTTGGTGATTTCCTACTACTATTATTACTAGACTGGATTGAGGAAGATTTCAATGTTTCAAAGCTATCATTTGAAGCAATGGTTTCTCTagtcgaagaagaagaagatgttgttgATATTGATGGAGAGAACTTTGTAACCCCACTTGGTCCAAGTTGTGGTGATAATGTTTCGATATGAGATTGATCATGATCATCggggttcttcttcttcctcttcaagTACGAATGCCAACGATTCTTAATCTCGTTGTCAGTTCTTCCCGATAAATATTGTGCAATCTGAGACCATCTGTTAAACATCAAATGTGACACATTATCTCAATTGGTGTGATACATATATTTGTCCACAATacttcaaatgaataaattaagtgttTAACTAATACTTACTTAATTCTTCTaattacaaatgaaaaaaaaaggtaaTTAGGATGGTATGTCTTACTTGTTGCCTAAAATGGAATGAAGGGTTAAGATcatctcctcctcttccttTGTAAACATCCCTCTTTTTAACCCGGGTCTTAAGTAATTAATCCATCTCAATCTGCAACTCTTTCCATTTCTTTTCAAccctaataattatatatatataaatgcaattatcaaaaccaatcatctgcatatatatatatagacttaaTTTCCAAATAAAGAGACATACCAGCTTTGGCTGGAATAGAGCTCCAGCAGCCATGGCCATGGTTGAGAATGTAACTTCTAAGTCTCTGGTCTTCATCTGGAGACCACAAACCCTTCTTCTGCTTTGCATTTGCTTTCTCCATGGCCTCTTTGCACATCACCATTGATCCTTAATTAGTTTTCTTTATTTCAAGAAACACAGAAGATAAtgatatgatgatgatgatatgcATACTTGTATCAATATTATATAGTTGTCATTTATAGGGtaataataatgaaagagaTGGTAATATTCTCTAAGTTcctgttaattatttaatcaattcttaataattaatagtatcttttttttagtaaacgatattattaattaataaggaTTTGTATATTGACCCctattttttttcatgaaaaGTATTAATTTGTTAGGAAATAAAATGAATGTAAAATAATGTACTGAAATTGTACTATATGTTCAAATAATCTACTGAACTTTCCAGTGATGAAATTATTCCTCCTAACTATTGTAAACTAAAAAAAGACTTgtcatataaattaatgataatcaCCAATAATACATGATGTATTTCAAACATTTgcctcttattttatttttgagaaaaataaacctataatcatttcattaaaaaaattcaaattttacttttagttgggaaaaataaatatttatttattcggAATATCGAAACATATATAAAGTGTAACTAACTTTCTcgtgttatattaaataattttgtgatTTCGACATAATTAAAATTCGGACTTTGATATGTTTCCAGTTATATTGGCCAATTTTCATAGACAATACAACATGAACTCCTAGTGGTGTGTCCCGTAGAAGAGACGCTTAAACAACTTATTCCCTTTCACATATGTGCGCTATACAACTACGTCTTTCGTGTGGTCTTCTTGGTTTCAGTCTAGGTGCATATGGTAATTTTAATCCGTCTCGAAAGAATTGAATGAGAAGACTTGGCTCAAACACTACagaattattaaaagaaatcctatttttttttagaaaaaaaaaagttatccaATTTTAaagactatatattttaatatattcttttacTATTTCAAAATAAGGATACTAAAGatcacatttaatatatatgtatatatatagactaTTAATTCATGTATACAATAgtttttagtataaaaattaaataatggtGTAAATGGTGTTTCATATAGGGATTTTCTGAACCCGACATGGTGGATATTTAGAAACCTTCGTGCCCCGATTCACCCTATTATCGTTACTAAGTACCACTATAACGTTTGATGGTTCATTTTGGAGAAATAATCTATTAATGGCACCATCAAAACTGCTCAATATTTATTGTGCTTCTTCATAAAGATTAGGAGAGATGAAGTGTATTGCTAGATTAGTGTTTCTTATAATATAGTGTATCAGAATTGTCTCTTTTCTTTCAAATTAGTTgtgacaattaatatttaattattgatcaaattgcatttattatatatactttcaCCTGGCAAAAATTAATGGAaaacattgtttttaaaatggAATAGTTCTAAGTTCAATGGATTATTTAGACCATTCAAAAGTTGGGTTTATTATTTGAGCATTCTAATTCAATGCTTATATTTTTGCCTTTGAGAAGAAGtcatatataaaagataataaaattaattttgacttatattgtaattatatttattcagtgtgcaatattaataaatagaaaatatgtaAGACAACTACACTTGTCCTATTTGAGGCCCTTAGAATTATTGCCCTTCTTTTGATGAGTTAAGGCGTCTAAAGGAGCTGAATCTTCATCAaactaatttcttaattatataaaataatacattaaacaTCAGACAATTGTTGACTTtagacaataaaaataattccacttatatatatatatatgatatattgtCTTGATCAAGtttttgaggaaatgacccaaaaaaaaatatgattagatGACTATGACGAGGCATATATTTAATTGCGCGAATgatccctttaaaatatttggacGAAATTACTTCGTTGCGTAACGCAGGGGCATAATCGTCTCGCGAAGAAAAAGCCGGTGAAAAATTCAGAATGATCGTACATttcgcgtgacgatcgtgcACTTCGGGTTACGCGACTGAGGtaatttcatcaaaatattttaaagcgGTCATTTGCGCAATTAAATTTATGCACTGGCGTTgttttttagggtcatttcgtcaaatttcccgtatattttatatcaattaatataggaaaaataatttaaaataataatagtaaattaAGTGGCATCTAAATAAAGGTAGCGATCAATGATCACTaatcaatcattatttattttattaaatatataatcacaTGCTAATAATGCTACATATATCTAATTAGAGAGACGTAATTAAGTAGCTAGAGAGCATGCATCTACTTATTTGGTATCAAATTTTCTTTCTATTAGccaaaaatctaaaaattaatgttgaaaaaaaatcatctaaaaaatattaatttttttcctacACTTTAAACCAAACATTGGTATATCAAACatgaacaaataattatatattataaaaaatacgCACATATTTTACTTATCTTTTACTTGatctattttattcatttttttttataaattttattcattttttttataaattttattattcattttatttataattattatagaatatatattgattCGTGTTTATTTTGaggatattatttttttgtaaaatgatttgaaattattaatatataatgataaaatatttttctggGAAAGAAATATagtgtattttaatattttgattaatgaattgtgATAGGATTGATTAAAGTGTGAATGAATTTATAGATTTGAAAAACGAAAGCTTTggagtaattatatatttgattaaaattataatttttaataaaaaattaattatttataaaatctattttaatatttataattggaaAAAGGGAAATTAAGCTTGTGCAATTTTAATTACATGTTTTCAAAGAATTATTGGAGgaagttcaaaatatacatatttttctaaattttgcatctaaataatttattattcgaTAAGgatattctaattatatttgtCTTATagctgttttttttattgaaattgtacaatgattaaataaatttggcACGGCCTTTTGACAagttacatgttttttttttttttttttaattcttggCATGAGAGTTTTACATATTAAAGAAATATTAAGTCAACTATTTTCCCTTTAGTAGTTGGAGAAAAAAATTCTTGTCAACTTTTGTCCGTACATATAATTTAGTTAGACTTGGcttaattcttcttcttatagctttatatataaataaatactccattcctatttaaataattcataattaacaaataatgaaatatgTATACAATTGAACAAAATACACAAACTAATGTGTTATTCTTTGATGTATTTAAGTAATTCATGTGTGAATGGTATATTTGATACTAATAATAGTTACTCTATCAAATAGAACACCATATGGTTGGttagatatatttaaaacacTTAAACATacattaaatagtaaaaaaacgtgttactATTGGTTATAACTATTTTAAGACATATATTTCTGAAACTCTTTTTATTAAgcttatataaaaattaatattttgttataatttttttttttgtaaagtttgaaaacatattactgattttttttttataattctttcaccaaacaaatgttttgtgcgttttattaagataaaaaaaaatgagttataaataatatctaaattttttGTTGAAGATTCTTATGTCTCAAGTCAATCTCcccgataataaaaaaataattaaaaatagaaaataaataaatatttatgtggTCACAaaggatcatttaaaaaaaaaatatataagattagATAACCATTATATCTactgttatatataatttattatatataaataatatgtatagtAAAGGGGACTTACCTAGGGCCGGCCGGCCTtgtctatatatttatatttatctgcCGCCTAAAAACATCTCCAACCCATAAACCCATTatcaaacccaaaatgcagtaaacatcaCATCAAAcactaattcatctccaacccaaaacacatttcaaaactcaaaagaatattcttagaatattcctttcttacactaacttttttactttattaatattatctatatatttatcaactttatatatttaaccctaatcttttctcattcctttaataaaattaattatatatcttttcacgataatttttttaatgtattttttatatttattcgtattgtttataaaatataacgtaaaaatatataataaaatataaatataaaataaataaaataaaatttcaaatatattacaatttaatgatttaattataaatttaaaaaatattataactttttatcttaaaattaaaaattaaaagatcaaataatttatataaacaagtttaatatttaaattaaaatgttaatatatttgaaggacttaaataaaattttaaaaaaaaattatgcagGATGAATAGTAAATACGCATATATGCGTTTCTGTCTGGAGAGAGATTGCATATATGCGtttcagagctgatcctgaaaGTTAGGAATCCTGTTGAGCACATAGTTGGAAGGGCACTCTTCGGAGTCTATCCCTAAAGTCCACAACCTGAATAGACACTTGTCTATGTGGGTAGGATCTTCTAGAGCTCGTCCCAGAAGTCCAGTCCCAATAGAACGAACCCCCATAACATATTTTGGCTTCAGACTACCAGAGCTCAACCTGGCTAGCATTCTGCCCAGATCCATCCAGTTCATAACTCATGGTCCATAAAAACGTATTATACTTTTGGAAAAACAGAACTTACCTTTGAAACCGATCATGCCTTTGAAAACAGAATATACTTTGCAAATACAgattatataaacaagtgtgggtttctaaagatgAGTTGAGAAAAGAACTTGCCTTATAAGATGACCTTGCTGCTATGTTATGATCCTGCTCCTAAAGGTGCTATGGTCTTGCTTCTAAAAGTGTGCCTCTGGTTTCTTAGTAGAGAGATGGTGGAAAAGAATATAATGAAGGAAGGGGTGCCCTATATATAGTACTAAAAGAAAATTGGTCACCTGTTTGTCACCTGTTGGgtttactaatataataatacaaagggcttGTCACCTGCTTGTCTTAGGCATGGGCTAATAAAAAtggctggtcacctgcttgtcatcacttaagtatataatataataatacaaagggcttGTCACCTGCTGGTCTTAGGCATGGGCTAATAAAAATGGCTGGTCACATGCTTGTCATCActtaagtatataatataataatacaaagggcttGTCACCTGTTTGTCATCATTtgagttaaataatataataataaaaaggcCTCGTCACCTGCTTGCCATAAACAAAAAGGGCTGGAAAATATAAACAGTCGGACTCCCCGGTCGGACCCCCTCGGTCGCGACATAGATTGTCCTTCGGTCGGGACATAGATTTAACCTCGGCCCCGGCCCCGATTTGACCTGGGCCCTTGGTTTCTGCCTAGACCGAAGTTTACTCGgtctaaaatgaaattttgggtGTGACAATatgttttagggtttaggatttagggtttaaggttttgagtttagagtttatttaaatatattattaaaatatttaatgtgagagtttgttgtaaattattgagttattttaagataataaatatagataaatgagataattatttaataagaggagagagaaattagtTAATAAGAGGAGAAAGAAAATTTTACAAGCGcgtcttaattattattatatatttatttatttattaattccatATGTCGGCGGCCCGGCCACGTAGACCATCGCTCTCCCATCGCTGTCTCTCAATAGAGACATGTAtaattcctattttttttt is drawn from Impatiens glandulifera chromosome 3, dImpGla2.1, whole genome shotgun sequence and contains these coding sequences:
- the LOC124929784 gene encoding transcription factor LAF1-like; translated protein: MVMCKEAMEKANAKQKKGLWSPDEDQRLRSYILNHGHGCWSSIPAKAGLKRNGKSCRLRWINYLRPGLKRGMFTKEEEEMILTLHSILGNKWSQIAQYLSGRTDNEIKNRWHSYLKRKKKNPDDHDQSHIETLSPQLGPSGVTKFSPSISTTSSSSSTRETIASNDSFETLKSSSIQSSNNSSRKSPKLLFAEWLSLDQFHAKTLHDEGLDQAVTANDFDFEGTVFNEFLLEEGSHNDLLKSENLFGEDDFLGFQSSGRDHLSSNFLMDINDIY